A genomic window from Pantoea alhagi includes:
- a CDS encoding YgiW/YdeI family stress tolerance OB fold protein → MKKHVAMVAIVALFTMPALAAQTGGFVDPNAPHTQTQKGGFKGPQNVVTVKEAKEMKDDSWITVRGNIVKRLSDDDYLFQDATGTLSVEIDEEDWKGQSISPGDKVELQGELDKAFNDAQLEVKQVRKIQG, encoded by the coding sequence ATGAAGAAGCATGTTGCAATGGTTGCGATTGTCGCTCTGTTCACAATGCCGGCACTGGCGGCGCAGACCGGTGGTTTTGTCGATCCGAACGCACCGCATACCCAGACCCAGAAAGGCGGCTTTAAAGGCCCACAAAATGTGGTCACGGTAAAAGAAGCCAAAGAGATGAAGGATGACAGCTGGATTACCGTACGCGGCAATATTGTTAAGCGCCTCAGCGACGATGACTATCTGTTCCAGGATGCAACCGGCACACTTTCAGTAGAGATCGATGAGGAAGACTGGAAAGGCCAGAGCATAAGTCCTGGAGATAAAGTTGAGCTACAGGGCGAACTGGATAAAGCCTTTAACGATGCGCAGCTGGAAGTTAAACAGGTACGTAAAATCCAGGGTTAA